A window of the Ipomoea triloba cultivar NCNSP0323 chromosome 14, ASM357664v1 genome harbors these coding sequences:
- the LOC116003942 gene encoding protein FAR1-RELATED SEQUENCE 5-like has translation MPKPCNADGSQQSPAMDADGMPLISGMDALGIPAVSSLELTMDVTFESPKTWIPTVDASFLPKVGQRFTTLGLGIKFYMDYAFAGGFDVRHSTMKRDREGGVTMRYMVCSREGVKGGGKRTVGKADDAGGDSHKQRRRRISNRVECNAKICFRKDHTGEFVVSIFVEDHSHSLCSEPSKVFMRGNRKLDVAQQAFISNCIKSNIGPSKGFRLCKEGAGSYANVGATNMEFHNFKRDLQAYIAGGDGEMIIKKFTQKREVCDGFVFDYHLDTENRLSRLFWADTISRSNYSLFGDVISFDATYGTNRYSLVFVPFTWVDNHKRCVTFAAGLLTREDSESYMWLLEKFKSGMGHSPRCVVTDQDPAMKVAIERVLPECRHRFCMWHIMTKVSEKSGVELARNEVFRRKLNGIVWSDKICVAEFEAQWQALMEEYRPVDNRWFCKLYEERSFWIPAFFMDLPMSGLLRTTSRSEAQNNVFGQFTRPHSSLVVFYVQFECVLEAQRHKQAKMNAECEAYLPEFKTPLPMERHVAQLFTITIFYELQREIVAGCFDCRVVGIHEEQGQIRYDIKGADNTDAQMEVLPTQYVVGRWCKQRNVGAYTTRGCHGDTGELGSNRLWAEINASAALVGNNSGRVSRMVQVLQELRGEFTSGDNSAGHVGGNMSAIEAFCGVSRPRSITIKAPAQAKNKGSGK, from the exons ATGCCTAAACCTTGCAACGCCGACGGTAGTCAGCAGTCTCCGGCCATGGACGCGGACGGCATGCCATTGATATCAG GGATGGACGCATTAGGGATCCCGGCTGTTAGTTCGCTGGAGTTGACGATGGACGTTACATTCGAAAGCCCGAAAACTTGGATTCCTACCGTTGATGCATCATTTTTGCCAAAGGTTGGCCAGCGTTTCACTACCTTGGGTCTGGGCATTAAGTTCTACATGGATTATGCGTTTGCTGGTGGCTTCGACGTACGACATAGTACCATGAAGCGCGACAGGGAGGGCGGTGTTACCATGCGGTATATGGTGTGCAGTCGTGAAGGTGTCAAGGGTGGTGGAAAACGCACCGTCGGTAAGGCGGACGATGCCGGGGGTGATAGCCATAAACAGCGTAGGCGAAGGATTTCTAACAGGGTTGAGTGCAATGCGAAGATATGCTTTAGGAAGGACCATACCGGGGAGTTCGTGGTGTCTATTTTCGTAGAGGATCACAGCCACAGTTTATGCTCCGAGCCTTCTAAAGTATTCATGCGGGGCAACCGAAAGCTTGATGTGGCACAACAAGCGTTTATCAGTAACTGTATCAAGTCTAATATTGGACCATCTAAGGGATTCAGGTTATGCAAGGAGGGTGCGGGTTCGTACGCTAATGTTGGTGCTACCAACATGGAGTTTCATAATTTCAAACGGGACCTACAAGCCTACATTGCGGGGGGTGACGGAGAGATGATTATTAAGAAGTTCACCCAAAAACGTGAAGTTTGTGatggttttgtttttgattACCATCTCGATACAGAAAATCGATTATCACGCCTATTTTGGGCAGACACCATTAGCCGGTCTAATTATTCCCTGTTTGGCGACGTTATTTCGTTTGATGCAACTTATGGCACGAACAG ATACTCTTTGGTGTTTGTGCCTTTCACTTGGGTGGACAACCACAAACGTTGTGTTACTTTTGCAGCCGGGCTACTAACCAGGGAGGATTCCGAATCATACATGTGGTTGTTGGAGAAGTTCAAGTCAGGAATGGGTCATAGCCCCCGTTGTGTTGTAACCGATCAAGACCCAGCTATGAAAGTTGCTATTGAGCGGGTTTTACCTGAATGTCGTCACCGGTTCTGTATGTGGCACATCATGACCAAGGTTAGCGAGAAGAGTGGGGTGGAGTTAGCAAGAAACGAGGTTTTCCGCCGCAAATTAAATGGTATTGTTTGGAGCGACAAGATTTGTGTCGCTGAATTCGAGGCGCAATGGCAGGCGTTGATGGAAGAGTACCGACCAGTGGACAATCGGTGGTTTTGCAAATTGTACGAGGAGCGGAGTTTTTGGATTCCTGCGTTTTTTATGGACTTGCCCATGAGTGGGTTGCTACGTACCACATCCCGTTCTGAAGCTCAAAATAATGTGTTCGGCCAGTTCACACGCCCACACTCCAGTTTGGTAGTGTTCTATGTGCAGTTTGAGTGTGTCCTTGAGGCCCAACGCCACAAACAAGCCAAGATGAATGCTGAGTGCGAGGCATATTTGCCCGAGTTTAAAACACCCTTGCCAATGGAGCGCCACGTGGCACAGTTGTTCACAATCACGATTTTTTATGAGTTACAAAGGGAGATTGTGGCGGGTTGTTTTGACTGCCGGGTGGTTGGTATACACGAGGAGCAAGGCCAAATTAGGTACGACATTAAGGGCGCGGATAACACA GACGCACAGATGGAGGTGCTCCCTACTCAGTATGTTGTGGGCCGTTGGTGCAAACAACGTAATGTGGGTGCCTACACCACACGAGGATGCCATGGTGATACGGGTGAGTTAGGATCAAATCGGTTATGGGCTGAGATCAACGCCTCCGCTGCACTGGTCGGGAATAATAGTGGTCGTGTGTCACGCATGGTCCAAGTACTCCAGGAGTTGAGAGGGGAATTCACGTCGGGTGATAATAGCGCGGGCCACGTAGGTGGGAATATGAGTGCGATTGAAGCGTTCTGCGGGGTTTCGCGACCCCGAAGCATCACAATTAAAGCCCCAGCTCAAGCTAAAAACAAGGGAAGTGGAAAATGA